gcgaatacagactaacacggctgttactctgaaaactgtaaggagagtgatcacttaagatgagctattaccagcaggagagtgggaggaggggggaaagaaaaccttttgtagtgataatcaaggtgggccatttccagcagttaacaggaacatctgaggaaggggcgggggtgggggattgtggatgaagggaaagcagtggacctgttgttccttgactttagcaaagcttttgacacagtctcccacagtattcttgtcagcaagttaaagtagtatgggctggatgaatggactataaggtggatagaaagctggctagattgtcgggcttaacgggtagtgatcaatggctccatgtctagttggcagctggtatcaagtggagtgccccaagggttggtcctagggccggttttgttcaatatcttcattaatgatctggaggatggtgtggattgcaccctcagcaagtttgcagatgacactaaactgggaggagaggtagatacgctggagggtagggataggatacagagggacctagacaaattggaggattgggccaaaagaaatctgatgaggttcaacaaggacaagtgcagaaacctgcacttaggacggaagaatccaatgcaccgccacagactagggaccgaatggctaggcagcagttctgcagaaaaggacctaggggttacaatgaatgagaagctgaatatgagtcaacagtgtgcccttgttgccaagaaggccaatggcattttgggatgtataagtaggggcattgccagcagatcgagggacgtgatcgttcccctctatttgacactggtgaggcctcatctggagtactgtgtgtagttttgggccccactctacaagaaggatgtggaaaaattggaaagagtccagcggagggcaacaaaaatgattaggggactggcacacatgagttatgaggagaggctgagggaactggggatgtttagtctacggaagagaagaatgaggggggatttgatagctgctttcaactacctgaaagggggttccaaagaggatggctctagactgttctcagtggtagcagatgacagaacaaggagtaatggtctcaagttgcagtggggggagatttaggttggatattaggaaaaactttttcactaggagggtggtgaaacactggaatgcgttacctagggaggtagtggaatcttcttccttagaagtttttaaggtcaggcttgacaaagccctggctgggatgatttaattggggatcggtcctgctttgagcagggggttggactagatgacctcctgaggtcccttccaaccctgatattttatgattctatgaataaacaaggggaaatagttttactttgtgtaatgactcatccactcttagtctctattcaagcctaagttaattgtatccaatttgcaaattaattccatttcagccgtctctcgttggagtctgtttttgaagtctttttgttgaagaatagccacttttaggtcagaaattgagtgaccagagagattgaagtgttctccgacctggtttatgaatgttataattcttgacgtctgatttgtgtccatttattcttttatgtagagactgtccagtttgaccaatgtacatggcagaggggcattgctggcacatgatggcatagatcacattggtagatgtgcaggtgaactagcctctgataatgtggctgatgtgattaggccctatgatggtgtcccctgaatagatatgtggacacagttggcaacgggctttgttgcaaggatagattcctgggttagtggttctgttatgtggtgtgtggttgctggtgagtatttccttcaggttggggggctgtctgtaggcaaggactggcttgtctcccaagatttgtgagagcgatgggtcgtccttcaggataagttgtagatccttgatgatgcgttggagaggttttagttgggggctgaaggtgatggctagtggcgttctgttattttctttgttgggcctgtcctgtagtaggtgacttctgggtactcttctggctctgccaatctgtttcttcacttccgcaggtgggtattgtagttgtaagaatgcttgatagagatcttgtaggcgtttgtctctgtctgaggggttggagcaaatgcggttgtatcgtagagcttggctgtagacaatggatcgtgtggtgtggtctgtgtgaaagctggaggcatgcaggtaggaatagcggtcagtaagtttccgggatagggtggtatttatgtgaccatcgcttatgaccaccgtagtgtccaggaagtggatctcttgtgtggactggtccaggctgaggttgatggtgggatggaaattgttgaaatcatggtggaattcctcaagggcttcttttccatgggtccagatgatgaaggtgtcattaatgtagcgcaagtagagtaggggcgttaggggacgagagctgaggaagcgttgttctaagtcagccataaaaatgttggcatactgtggggccatgcgggtacccatagcagtgccccTGATTTGAAGgtctacattgtccccaaatgtgaaatagttatgggtgaggacaaagtcacaaagttcagccaccaggtttgccgtgacattatcggggatagtgttcctgatggcttgtagtccatctttgtgtggaatgttggtgtagagggcttctacatccatagtggccaggatggtgttatcaggaagatcaccgatggattgtagtttcctcaggaagtcagtggtgtctcgaagatagctgggagtgctggtagcgcagggcctgaggagggagtctacatagccagacaatcctgctgtcagggtgccaatgcctgagatgatggggcacccaggatttccaggtttatggatcttgggtagcagatagaataccccaggtcggggttccaggggtgtgtctgtgcggatttgttcttgtgctttttcagggagtttcttgagcaaaagctgtagtttcttttggtaaccctcagtgggatcagagggtaatggcttgtagaaagtggtgttggagagctgccgagcagcctcttgttcatattccgacctattcatgatgacgacagcacctcctttgtcagactttttgattatgatgtcagagttgtttctgaggctgtggatggcattgtgttctgcacggctgaggttatggggcaagtgatgctgcttttccacaatttcagcccatgcacgttggcggaagcactctatgtagaagtccagtctgttgtttcgaccttcaagaggagtccacctagaatccttctttttgtagggttggtaggaaggtctctgtgagttagtatgttgttcagaggtgtgttggaaaaattccttgagtcggagacgtcgaaaataggattctaggtcaccacagaactgtatcatgttcgtgggggtggaggggcagaaggagaggctccgagataggacagattcttctgctgggctaagagtatatagttggatagattaacaatattgctgggtgggttaagggaaccattgctgtggcctcttgtagcatgcagtagtttagatagtttagtgtcctttttcttttgtagagaagcaaagtgtgtgttgtaaatggcttgtctagtttttgtaaagtccagccacaaggaagtttgtgtggaaggttgggtttttatgagagtatccagttttgagagctcattcttaatctttccctgtttgctgtagaggatgttgatcaggtggttccgcagtttctttgagagcgtgtggcacaggctgtcagcatagtctgtgtggtatgtagattgtaatggattttttaccttcagtccttctggtacgatgtccatctgtttgcatttggaaaggaagatgatgtctgtctgtatctgtacgagttttttcatgaagttgatagatttccactccatacggctaaatgcagtgccttgcataatgacaggtttcagagtagcagaatggattttttaccttcagtccttttggtacacACTGGCAGAAATAATGGTTGAGTGGTAGGGCCTTGGCCTGGCCCAGACGCTACCCGCCCTGAGttctgccctgccctggctgccccgTGCGTTACCTCGGAGGGAATCGTTCCAGGTCCAGGGAAGAGCCTTATCTGGGGAGATGCTGTACCAGACCCGCCCGACCAGGCAGGCTCCCAGGTACTCTCTGCTCGGGCTGATAAGGCTCCTTAGCACAGTTTCTTTCCAAACAAATTCCAGTTCAAGACACCTGACAGCTCCACAGCAGGCAGCATCCCCAGCGCGCAGCAGGACAGGGCTTGGGGGAGCAGCCCATAGCAGCACCTGCCCCTCCTTCGGCAGGAGCTATAAGTGCCAGCCACGTGCTGCCTCCATCTAGACGGCCTatctgcacagagcagcagcttTCAGCCTGGGACAGCCGTGCTGCGGGGAGGCAATGGGTAAGAGTGGGCTCAGAGAGCCAGAGGGTCTGTGGGGCAGCACAGGGCCCTTCTGCTCCGCCCTCGGGCTGAGTGGGCGTGTTCAGCTGGGATTGGAACCCACCAGCACTTGTGGGTCCGAATGTGGGGCTGGAACTCAACGCGGGGCGCTCCCACCTCGCCCGGGGGTGACtagggggaagggcagagagaCACCTGGGCTGAGACTCAGAGGAGCAGACACCTGCTCCAGGGAGACAGAGTCTACGGCAGCCGGGTTAAACTCCCCAGCTGTGTGACAGGCCCCCCACCCCGGTATGTCACAGCAGGGCAATGTGGCCTACTGAACGGCAGGGGTTGCCAGCTGGGTTAGAGGCCTTTGGGGATGGAGGAAGCAGCACTAACGTCCATGCCAACCGCCCTATAGAGGAGGGGCCGTGCCGTGCAggtgcggggcagggagctgggacacTGCGCCGGGGGTCGTTGTCTGGCCCAGGCCCTTCCGAGCAGGAGGCAGAGGCCAAGGCATTTCCTGCAGGTCACCTTCCGCTGCAGCTTGGCCATGGGTCCCCCTAGCCACTAGCCCAGCCAGGGATCCCAACTGGTGAATGTCATGGCTGGCTCCTCCCTGCCGCCAACAGCTCTTCACTGCCAGGGAATTCCTGAAATCCTGTgcgcccttcccccacccacctcctgggGCTCTGAGTGCCCCTGGCCAGTCtccccccctcagccccacctcccGAGGCGGTGAGTGTCCACCTAGCGCCCCCACCCCATGATCCCCCTCCCTGGGACGCTCAGTGCCTCCCCAGTGCCCACCCTAtaggctccccccaccctgatCCCCATTTTCCCTTTTTCTCACCTACTCTCCCGGTCATTTCCATGGTACAGGGGTGTCTCTGTGCGGCAAGCAGAGTGGGAACATTTCTCCAGGGCGAATCCCAAGCTCCCTTGGATCCGCCCCCCTCCTGGGTGTTTCTGTCCCAATGGGGCCAGTTCCTAgtgcctcctctctgccccatgcATGCCTGGCCAATGGCCGGCTGCCCAGCCAGACTGACAGGCGAGGGCGGAGGTGCCGGTCTGTGCTGGGCGAGGCAGGAGGTTCCAGCAGTCCCAGCTCTGGGTTGTGCCGTTCCCTGGCAGAGGGAACTGGGAGTCGCGGCTCCTAAACGGCGGGTTTGTGTTCCCAGCTTCTCGCCAGCTCTTCCCTTTTGCAGCTGCCCGGTGCCCTCGTCTCCTGCTCCTCACTGGCCTGCTGGCCCTTTCAGCCCCAGTTTTCACCCTGGAAATACACAATCTGAACATCTTAAAGGGACCCACCCGTGCAATCCGGAACATCCACCCAAAGGACCTGAAGGCAGGTGTGTCATGTGTCTGCTTTTAAAGCTCTGACCCCTGGCCCTAAGGGTCCTGCCAGCCCTGGGGCCCCAGAACTTCACTCACTGGCTGCCTGGGGATTATGGAGGCCTGAAGCTACTGGGAGAAATTACATCCAGCCGTAGCTCTACATTCAAACCACGCTGAGCTCTTTGGCGGTTGGAGGGGGAGGGCGGTTGGGGGGCGCGCAGGGGCTGGGCCGTTGCAGTGCAGGGAGCAGCAGGACAAAGCCAGGAGGTGCTGGTTGCCTTGGGCAGCAGAGGGGCATGGAGGAGTGGAACTGGTGCAGCGCGGGCCcgagcggggcagggggcgggcggGATGAGAAGGGGGTGCTCAGGCAGCAGGGTGACTGGTGCAGTATTAACACAGAGCTTGAGCtaagcagggcagggctgtgcagCCCTCGAGGGGAGGTGCAGGAGCTGgaagctgctgcaggaggagctgtGCAGCCAGGGAAGCGACTGGAAGCCACAAGATGGTGTGGGCAGAGCCACAGGAGCAGACGGGGAGGTTGGTGGCTGCATTTGGGCCAGACTGGAGGGGAGCAGACGGGAGCCAGGTAGAGCAGCCAGGGGGAGCCTGGGTTAGTCTAAGGTGTGACATCCCCACTAGACGGATCAGCTGGCTCTGCCTTTGTAGCCCTGATTAGCTACACAGGATGGGCACACAGGAGAAGCTGACCTCCCGCCCTGTCCCTTAGAGCCCCGGCTGGCTGGAGAGCTGGCAGGAAATCCTGCCTCTGCCGCCTGCTgccagcccttctcctgcccttCAAGAAGGGGCTATCGGAGAGACATGTGCTGCCCCACAGGGACACGGGGAGCTGGGAGACAGGCCCAGGAACCAGGGAGCTGCCCTGTGCATGtggatgtaacccttctgcctgtcagagttggcagcaacaagggccgggttcagtatctaggggatccattccaataagaCAATGCAAagccggctcgagcccccacccagtgacctgggacaaatgtataccacccccgctgggtgcctccaagaggcattACGTCCCCTCTCGCAAGCGCATAGTCTGAGTgcagcaaaaagccttttaattacagagaaacaatgtggcattatgttggggaaacaccaccgacaggattcataacacaacccatgagcaaaaaacccaccccaagcaaattggggcatgttctttccctttggttcttgagtccagcaacccaaaatcacccaaagtcccaaaagtccaatggccCAGAAgcctctgtccctggtcagggcagccccagagttcgaaagtttgtctgcagagttttacctcccaacctgggtggagattcgggggtggggggtttaaggggcaccttacatggtccaaagctgatggccccacctctccatggggctccgctctgccagccaccccatgagctgctctaggcatccgacaaactgctctgctccaccagccgctctgctccacTATtcatcttcaggctcccccactacttaacacaacactcagtgatttcagctctgagtcagttcagctcttttgtgatttcagcttgcagtaggggagcctcagtgctggtgcattattagcccaaagtgaattcagctcagcagcctgtaactggactcctaatagaatcaaaattagctctgatattccacagtggagagaggaagaagtgcaattagcatgtaaggcactcaggggaggggggggggcatgccaccaagtattaatacctgtccccagcctctctcaattcacagagaattggaacccatgacccttgcctagcgagtgttacttagttgatggcgagtccctccatcataacaaaaggccaagtgcagttccactgtccttgattcccataatcagggtaataacagtttattcttcctgccccaataacagagacactggggatcccacagcagccaaagtgaccatttgggcagctatggcctcattctaggcggggtgggtgtgcctatgcaaatgagatcagcccctgaagttcttttccaccacttgccacacctcaccaccaggtgtcaggttggagctcatcctgactctgcttacatgcgAATGGGCCCTGGCCCAAAGGGAAGGAGCCTGTTGGTGCCTGATGCAGGCAGAGTCTATCAGTCCTCTGGGATTGGTGCCCGGCCCCCACATGCTGATGGTTCTTGGCAGTGACGCGGGGCTGTGGCCAGGCTGAGGGGGGTACCAGGCTAGGTCTCTGCTCTGGAGGGATTCTGGGTGAATTCCTGCCTCTCTGCGGGTGTCAGAGTTTGGAGCAATCcagcagggagaggagccccAGTGCCCAGCATATAACTGGGGCCAACAGCTGGGCCAGCAGAGGGACAGAGAGGCAAATGCACTCTCACAGGGGTGAGAGCCAAGAACATCCCAGGGGTTGTTCACACAACTGGTGGCGCATGCAGGTAgcttggacacacacacacacacacacacacacacacacacacacaccccgagctCACCTCCAGGACCCCTCCACCCAGCCTGATCTGGCCAAGATGCAGGGTGCTATTCCTCGGTGGAGGAGTTGGAAAGGAGGCCAAGGAAAGGTTTTATGGAAACTCCATTGTGATCATAACTCTGAGCTGAGTCTCTGAGTGGGGTTTTGTTCTCTACAACTTGTCTCGTTTTGCCCACAGCCTGGCCCAAGGACTGCAGCGAGATAACCTGGAACAGGGTCAGTGGTGTCTTCGTCATCCAGCCCACAGGACTCCATCAATTCGAGGTCTACTGTGACTTGAACAGCAGCAGCGAGGGCTGGACGGTCCTCCAGCGGAACCGGCGTGACACACAGATCACCTGGGCTGAGTCCTGGAGCACCTACAAGTACGGCTTTGGCAACGTGCACAATGAGTACTGGCTGGGGACGGAGTACATCTATCAGATCGCCAAGCAGAAGGTCTACCAGGTCAGGTTTGTCATCCATGATTCATCCGGCACCATGAAATACGCAGACTACAACCTCTTCGGTCTGGAAGACGAGTCCAAAGGCTACAGGCTGAGGCTGGGCTCTTACACTGGGACTGCAGGGGATGCCATGACTTCAAACAATCCTAGCACTGTGCATGACAACATGAAGTTCTCCACTAAAGACCTGGATCAGGACACTTACAGTGGGAATTGTGCATCTAGCCATGGTGGGGGCTGGTGGTACTCGGCTTGTTATTCTGCTCGACTGAACGTCAAAGGGAGCATCACTTGGGGTAGTTTCTGTAGTGGGAACTGCCAAGCCTCCGCCATCCTCATCAAACCAGCATCTTACTGTTAgtgaccccttccccaccctcctgtcTGCAGTGAGGCCAACCCCTGCTCCACGAAGGGATGGAAAAGGGTCATAGTGTGTCATGGCCAAACCTCCTGCCTGCCCTCACAGGCCTTGCTTGGGGGAAGTATCAGGGTTACCCAGGAAACGAGGCCactttccttctcctctccctccctgcagactTTCCGAGCTCTTCTCCGCTGGGCCTTTCTCCGCTGGGCTGACTCCCGTGCACCAGCATTCAGCCTGGAGTGACTCTTCTGGGTCATTTTAGCTCAGCGATGCAATGAGCAGGCCTAGAGATCGCTGGAAAGGCAAAATCCCAAGCACGGCAGGAGCTTCACAAACACCCTCTGCATGGCCCTGCCTGGGGATCCAGGCTTTGCAATAAACACACACTTCTAAGCAGTGAGGTCTGCAGCTGGTAACTCTGTGCCCCACTGTCACTATCTCTCTGGGTGTTCCCATGGGCACCACACTGCTGGAGAACATGCCTGGCATTACCAGATTCACAGACAGGGCGTGCAGGGCTGCTGGGACGGGCCCTTTGCTCCCCGCTTCACCAAGAGTAAGTCTGCAGGCCACCAGCCCTtctgttttgggggtgggggagagaaggaaagacTGGGGCCAGAGGGATTttctgggggaggagaaggaggagatgtGAGGGGGAGGACAGACTTGGGcccttagtgctgggagagaggagtcCTTGGGCCCCCTGTCCTCCAGACCACATCCAGAGAGCTCGTGGGGCAGAGGCAGCGTCCATCCCACTCCCACCGCAGGCGGAGCCGCTCCTCAGCCTGAGACTGAAGGCTCTGCCCGCAGCTCTGCCTGGCCAAGTGCAGACCCCTGGgcactggggctgctggagctTGCCTCACACCAGGGCATCCCGTGGCAGCCCCCATCTATCACACTAGGCCTAAATGCTGTGGCCAGGTCCCTGGACTCTGCAGCACTTCGTTTAAATTAAAGAATGGTCCCCAGGGGCTGGTGCCGAGGGCATCTTCGTGGGGTAGGACCCTGCTGGCCGGAGCCATGTGGCAGCTGGGACCGGGTGGGGAGGCCCCAGACCACTGAGCTGGATGCACCCCACTGCTTGTGTGGTAAGATGCAGCCTATTTCCCCAGCTAGCACATGCTCCCATGGCAGCTTGCACACTAGTTAGCTAGGAGTCTGGCCGCACCCCTTGGCAGAGGACAATGCCCCTGTGATGGCCCCCAGACTTGGTGCAAGGACTGGTCCTTTTCCCTAGTGCTGTCTGGGGCCCAAGGTAGGaaccctgccccactcctgcacaGACAggcggagggggggaagaggctcCTGGTGCTCCCATGCCACCTGGCACAGGGCCTGGCTCTTCATCTCCACATCTGTCCTGCCCCCGCAGTCAGCAGGGCCCAGTTCTCTGAAGGGATCGGTACCCCCTCCCTCGGCATCACCGTGGAGCTGCTCCATGTGACACCATCATTCAGCTTGTGCCGATCAATCATTTCACAGGAAACATTTGAAAATGCTGTGGTTTGAAGCTCCCCAGCTCACTTCCAGGGCAGGGCTCCTGACTGGCTCCTGCCTGTCGCCACGGGCAGCTTCTCGCACTCCCCTCAGCCCACACAGGGGGGGACTGGGACCTGGGACGTTAGACATAGTGGTCTGGCCAGCAAAATCCCTGCTCTTTGTTCCCAAGCCACACCCAGCACTGATGCCAGTCACGTTCCCAGGCCGCGAGGTTACACGCAAGCTGCCAATGGAAAAGGGGCACATTCATCTTCCCCCTTCAGCAGCAGTGTCTGATAACCTCTGCACCCTGCAGAGCCACTGGGGCCGGGGTGCTGGCtgggcagcatggggcctgggctgggccctgggagacaggccatgggtggagcaggggtgggggcagtcagggttaAGCAGGGCTCTGGAAATCCGGGAGGAGGATGTCTGTgtgagggggatggatgggggagcCTGACTGTGGGATTGGCCTGATCTGGGAGTCTGGGCTGGGCAACAGTGACTGTCTCCACAGCAAGGCAATTAGGGCTTCCCATGGGGCTGTGCCAGCAAACAGAGGCTGCAGCTTCAAGCACCCATGCACGGGGCTCCCCAGAACCACAGGCTGCCCCCACAGCCCTGGTCCAGTCCCCCAGACACTCCTCCCCCAATACTCTTCTCTTCCATAATTCCCCTTACCCCAATCACCACCTTGGCCCCACATTCCCAGTCACCCCGCCCGGctccccagcacccctgctcccctcccctctgtgctgctgtgaccaTGGCACAGCAGAGTGTGCTCTTAGCTGGCTGCTCCATGGGGTTGAcataactataaagggaagggtaaccacctgtctgCATACAGGGCTAcaaaatcccccctggccagaggcaacaccctttcacctgtaaagggttaagaagctaaggtaaccctgctggcacctgacccaaatgaccaatgaggggacaagatactttcaaatctggaggtggggggaaacaaagggttcttccatctatgtgatgcttttgctgggaacagatcaggaattcaGCCTTACAAATCCTGttaacttagtaagtaatctagctagaaatgcgttagatttccttttgtttaacggctggtaaaataagctgtgctggagggaatgtatattcctgtttttgtgtctttttgttacttaaggttttgcctagagggattctttatgttttgaatctgattacgctgtaaggtatttaccatcctgattttacagaggtgattcttttaccttttctttaattaaaattcttcttttaagaacttgattgatttttcattgttcttaagatccaagggtttgggtctgtgttcacctttacaaattggtgaggattcttatcaagccttccccaggaaagggggtgaagggcttggggggatattttgggggaaaaacgtctccaagtgggctctttccctgttctttgtttaaagcgcttggtggtggcagcatatggttcaaggacaaggcaaagtttgtaccttgaggaagtttttaacctcagctggtaagaataagtttaggggctctatcatgcaggtccccacatctctaccctagagttcagagcggggaaggaaccttgacaggggcacTGTCCTGCAGGGAGCTTTGCCCAGCTGGCAGACAGTTTGTGGCTCCCACACGCTGTCTCTGTGTCTCACACGACATCATTCATCTAGCAGGGATGAGGAGCAGCTTGTGGCTGTGGTCAACATGTGATTGTGCTTCAGTGCCCCATTGGCCTGTGGTTTggggtccagccctgccagcatcTCCTGAAAATTTACAGGAGCCAAACTCCCTCCAAGCCAACCATCTTTGTGGGGTCTGTcccctcgggggtgggggggggaaggacaggCCAGGATCGCTGGGCCATGAAGCTGGGGTCAAGTCAGAACATTGGTTATATGCCCAGTGCTCGTCCCTCGGCTGACAGATCCAGGGTGT
This DNA window, taken from Lepidochelys kempii isolate rLepKem1 chromosome 17, rLepKem1.hap2, whole genome shotgun sequence, encodes the following:
- the LOC140899603 gene encoding angiopoietin-related protein 6-like, coding for MERQEQAGPAGAAEPGESPDAQFQAVVQRTQVLLLAGETWEADRARAALSSFAHEVLPVARRSASPAPPSAPPAGQLVFFLCRAPSLRGRAERLREVLRGVREQSRGAPAALVGVIVQPRPEEEAEARRRLEELLLEVFQPPASGPGAAPRVEVHTAVFRPGRPEGALEVKKAACEALREEPAWPKDCSEITWNRVSGVFVIQPTGLHQFEVYCDLNSSSEGWTVLQRNRRDTQITWAESWSTYKYGFGNVHNEYWLGTEYIYQIAKQKVYQVRFVIHDSSGTMKYADYNLFGLEDESKGYRLRLGSYTGTAGDAMTSNNPSTVHDNMKFSTKDLDQDTYSGNCASSHGGGWWYSACYSARLNVKGSITWGSFCSGNCQASAILIKPASYC